In the Chloroflexaceae bacterium genome, GTCGTCCTCTTCCTTCCTCATCACCTTTTTCCCAGCGTTTGGATTTACTCTCTCGCGGTTCGGTGTGTGCTCTTCCTGGCACTTCAGGGCGTCCGAATAACCTCAATCCCCGCGAGGGGATTAAAACTGTCAAGGACGCGCCGGGTGAGCGTACGCGTAAACCTCAGTCCGAATAACCTCAATCCCCGCGAGGGGATTAAAACGCCGCGCTGGAGCCAGGCAAAATCGCCAGGAGGCCGCCCGGTCCGAATAACCTCAATCCCCGCGAGGGGATTAAAACCCGGCGAGAACCTCCGTCCATGACAGAGCATTAGGAATGGTCCGAATAACCTCAATCCCCGCGAGGGGATTAAAACGGAGAGAGGAGATATTTTCCATTACGTTCTAATCCTATTTGTCCGAATAACCTCAATCCCCGCGAGGGGATTAAAACGCAATCCGAGCGGTGATGTCCTCGGCGGTCCAAGCGCTGTCCGAATAACCTCAATCCCCGCGAGGGGATTAAAACCGTATACCGCGTATGCATATCCCCCAGGCACGCCGCTATGTCCGAATAACCTCAATCCCCGCGAGGGGATTAAAACTCATCGTCATCACCCCCAGCTACAATAATCCATCCTCATACCGTCCGAATAACCTCAATCCCCGCGAGGGGATTAAAACGCAAACTGCGCAACGACGATCGTTCGTGCGCTGCGATGCGGGTCCGAATAACCTCAATCCCCGCGAGGGGATTAAAACCCCCGCGCCAGCTCGTCCGAGGGTATCTCACCCTCGGGTCCGAATAACCTCAATCCCCGCGAGGGGATTAAAACATGAATTTGACCGCGACGTAGGCGAGGTAGAGGATAATGTCCGAATAACCTCAATCCCCGCGAGGGGATTAAAACAGCAAATGGTCGCGATCATTAACAGTCTCGGAGTACGTGGAGTCCGAATAACCTCAATCCCCGCGAGGGGATTAAAACGCGTGTGCTGAGCAACGTGCCGCTCGCTCTGCGTCCGAATAACCTCAATCCCCGCGAGGGGATTAAAACAGCAAATGGTCGCGATCATTAACAGTCTCGGAGTACGTGGAGTCCGAATAACCTCAATCCCCGCGAGGGGATTAAAACCGAGGCGATGCGCCTGTTCGCGTCGTGCCTGGACCACGGTCCGAATAACCTCAATCCCCGCGAGGGGATTAAAACTGCGCGCGCAGTCGAGCTGGACGCGCGTCAGCTCCAATGATGTCCGAATAACCTCAATCCCCGCGAGGGGATTAAAACGGAAGCCCCTCGAAGGAAGCCCCTCGAATCCCCCCCGTCCGAATAACCTCAATCCCCGCGAGGGGATTAAAATCTAAGGTCACGTGACCCTGGCCGAGCCGGAGCGAGGTTAGGTCCGAATAACCTCAATCCCCGCGAGGGGATTAAAACCTGCACCCGTCGAGTCTTTGCCGGGTATGCCGGCAGTCCGAATAACCTCAATCCCTGCTAAGGGCGTACAATCCCCCATCTCGCGCTTCCCGCTTCCTGCTCGCCGCTCCCTCCGCACACCCCTCAATCCTCGCAAGAGGGGTACAATGATTGTGGACCGAGGTCAGCTTGACTGCCTTCTGGAGACTCCCCATGCCCACCACGATCTACCTGATCCGTCACGCGCACGCCGTGCGCACCCCGGAGGGCAAACGCGCCCTCTCGGCGGCCGGGCGCGCCGGGGCCGAGCACGTGGCGGGGCTGCTCGCCGGAAGGCCCATCGTTGCCCTCTACAGCAGCCCCTCCCGCCGCGCGCGCCAGACGCTCACGCCCCTGGCCCGCGCCCTCGGCCTTGAGGTGCTCGAACTCGACGACCTGCGCGAGCGCCAGCTCGGCGACGTGCCCGACGCGGAGCGCGAGGCGGCCACAGCCGTCACCTGGGCCGACCCCCAATACGCCTTTCCCGGCGGTGAATCCAACGCCGCGGCGCAACGGCGCGGCGTCGCGCTCATTGAGCACCTGGCGCGCCGCCACGCCGGCCAGCAGATCGCTGCCAGCACCCACGGCGCCCTGCTGGCGCTCATTCTCCAGCACGTTGACCCCACGGTGGACTTCGCCTTCCAGCAGCGCATGACCCTGCCTGACCTCTACGCCCTGACCTTCGACGACGACGGCCAGGCCCGCGTCGCCCGGCTGTGGGATGCCGAAAATGCCTTCGTGCCCGCTACCTAGGGCGCCGGCGAAGCGCCGGGCGCCGCCGCGCGAACCGGCAGGAAGAGCGGAGCTGCACGCCCCGCCTGAGCCCATGCGCGAGAAACCTGGCCTGTCGCGCCCGGCGAGGCTTTGCCGGCGCGCCTGCGCCGTGTACAATGAGACCGGAGCATCTCGGTGATTGGTGAACGATGTGCTCTGATAGCCGCCAGCCGTGTCATCCAGGCGCGCTTTAAGCAGAGATGCGTGACCCGGACGAACTCCGCGGTTCTCTACGTCCTCTGTGCCCCTGCAGTCAATATCAGAAAACATCGCTCACGATTAATGCGCTCGCGGCGCAGAAAGGCGGAGGCGTGATACCCATAGGCGACGAGAACCCGACGCACCACACCCCGATTGTCACCCGCATGCTGGTGATCATTAACGTCATCGTGTTCGCGCTTCAGTTGCTGCGCGGTATTGAGTTCACCCTGCGGTTCAGTTTTGTGCCGCTGGAGCTTACCGCCTGGCTGGAAGGACGCGGCACGCTCTGGGTGCTGGCCACCATTTTTACGGCCATGTTCCTGCACGGGAGCTTCGGGCACATTTTCGGCAATATGCTCTTCCTCTGGATTTTCGGCGATAATGTCGAGGATGTATTCGGACGCATTCCCTATCTGCTGTTCTACCTGATGTGCGGAGTTGCCGCTACAATGACCCAGTATGTCACCGGGCCGCTCTCGCCGATCCCCAACCTGGGGGCCAGTGGAGCCATATCCGGCGTGCTGGGGGCCTACGTGTTAATGTTTCCGGCGGCGCGGGTCAATCTCTTCATCTGGCCGTTTTCGCTCATTTTTGGCGTCTTCGGCGTCCCCGCCCTCCTGTGGATCGGATTCTGGTTCGTGATGCAACTTTTTCTGGGGATTCAGGATCTGGGGCAGATCACCGAGGGCGGCATCGCCTTCTGGGCCCACATCGGCGGCTTCGTCGCCGGTCTGGCCCTTACCCTGATCATGCCTCGCCGGCGCCGACGGGCCTATCCGGCGCCGCGCATCTATCGTTGACCCTGACTCTCGATAGACGCTCGTAATACTCCTCGCGTATCATAGATAGCAGACGACTGGCGGCGATCCGGCAGCAGGGCAACCAGGGTTCCCTGCTTACGGCAATCCAGAATCCAAAATCCAAAATCCACAATCCGGAATAGCTTCACCTGCCCGCGGGGATCAATGAAGTCTGCAACCCACCCTCGAAGCCTGCCCCCGGCGATTGTCGCGTTACGGCGGAACCTGGCAGTGCCGATCATCCTGGGGATCTATTTTCTGTCGGGGTTCTGCGCCCTGCTCTATCAGACCGCCTGGCAGCGGCTCCTGGGCCTGTTCACCGGCGCCGACGTGCGCTCGGTGACTATCATCGTGGCGGCCTATCTGGCCGGGCTGGGGGCCGGCAGTCTGATTGGCGGCGGCATCGCCGATCGGCTCTCCAGCCGGACGGCGGTGCGCCTGTTCGGGCTATGCAACCTGGGGATCGCCGCCTTCGCCCTCGTGGCGCGCCTGCTGTTCTACGATCTGCTGTTCCTGCGTCTGCACGCCCTGGCCGCCGGTCTGGCGGGTCTGATGACCGCTTCGTTCCTCACCCTGCTGATCCCCACCACCCTGATGGGCCTGTCGCTGCCGCTCCTGGCGCGGGCGCTGGTGCGCTCGATTGATGAAGCGCCGCAGACCATCGGGCGTCTGGAGGCGATCAATATCATCGGCGCGGCCCTGGGGGCGCTGGTGGGCGGATGCCTGCTCGTCGGCGCGCTGGGCTTCGATGGCGCCTCGTATGCCGGGGCCGTGCTCAGCGCCGTGGTCGGGGCGGCGGCGCTGGTTGTCGCGCCGGCCTTCGCCGCTGGCGACGGCCGCCGGCACGCGCGGCAGGGCGCGCCGGGCGGCCGCTCGGCGCGCCTGTGGTTCTGGAGCGCGCTCGTCTTTGTCTCCGGCTTTCTCGCCATTGGCTTGCAGGTGGTCTGGTTCCGTCTCCTCAGCGTGCCGCTGGAGTCCTTCGCCTACACCTTCGCCATTCTGGTGGCCCTGGTGCTGCTCGGCGACGGGGTTGGCACGGCCCTCGGGGCCCGCCTGGTGCGGCGCGCCGCTGATCCTCGCCCGTGGTTCATGCTGACCCAGGCGACCGTGATGCTCTACGTGCTCGCCTCGGCTCTGGCCCTCTCCGCCCTCGCCGCCCGCCTGAGCGCGCCGTCCGCGATGGCTGTCTCTTCCTTCGGCGCGTCTGTGTCTCTGCTGGCCTTCCTGCCGCTGGCGCTGCTGCTGCCCCCGAATCTGCTGATCGGCCTGACGCTGCCCTTCGTGCAAAAGGCGGTGCAGACCGAGACGGGCAGCGTCGGGCGCAACGTCGGCCTGCTCCAGATGGCGAACCTGCTCGGCAACGTGGCCGGGGCCACCCTCACCGGCACCATCCTCCTCGACGCCTTCGGCACGAGCGGGGTGCTGGTTATCTTCGCCCTGGTCGGTCTGGGGTTCGCCCTCGGGGCGCTGGCGTGCGCCTTCCCGCGCCCGGGAGGCGCCCGCTGCGCGTTCCCCCTTGCCCTGGCCCTGGCGCTCGCTGCGCTCATCGCCCTTATGCCATCGAACAGCCGGCTCTGGGCCGCGCTGCACGGCAGCGGGCAGGCCGGGGCGACGGTGGTGGAGGACTCCAGCGGCGTTACGGCGATCATCAGCCGCGGCGAACAGGCTGTCCTGTACTCCAGCGGCAACGAGCAAG is a window encoding:
- a CDS encoding rhomboid family intramembrane serine protease, encoding MIPIGDENPTHHTPIVTRMLVIINVIVFALQLLRGIEFTLRFSFVPLELTAWLEGRGTLWVLATIFTAMFLHGSFGHIFGNMLFLWIFGDNVEDVFGRIPYLLFYLMCGVAATMTQYVTGPLSPIPNLGASGAISGVLGAYVLMFPAARVNLFIWPFSLIFGVFGVPALLWIGFWFVMQLFLGIQDLGQITEGGIAFWAHIGGFVAGLALTLIMPRRRRRAYPAPRIYR
- a CDS encoding fused MFS/spermidine synthase → MKSATHPRSLPPAIVALRRNLAVPIILGIYFLSGFCALLYQTAWQRLLGLFTGADVRSVTIIVAAYLAGLGAGSLIGGGIADRLSSRTAVRLFGLCNLGIAAFALVARLLFYDLLFLRLHALAAGLAGLMTASFLTLLIPTTLMGLSLPLLARALVRSIDEAPQTIGRLEAINIIGAALGALVGGCLLVGALGFDGASYAGAVLSAVVGAAALVVAPAFAAGDGRRHARQGAPGGRSARLWFWSALVFVSGFLAIGLQVVWFRLLSVPLESFAYTFAILVALVLLGDGVGTALGARLVRRAADPRPWFMLTQATVMLYVLASALALSALAARLSAPSAMAVSSFGASVSLLAFLPLALLLPPNLLIGLTLPFVQKAVQTETGSVGRNVGLLQMANLLGNVAGATLTGTILLDAFGTSGVLVIFALVGLGFALGALACAFPRPGGARCAFPLALALALAALIALMPSNSRLWAALHGSGQAGATVVEDSSGVTAIISRGEQAVLYSSGNEQGAVPFLDVHVILGALPALAHPHPREMLIIGIGSGGTPYSAGLRPETQSILAVELIGSQLPALTTFARETASAPLQALLGDPRYRLEVGDGRRALAHSDRRFDVIQADAIQPWRAGSGLLYSREFFEQARARLAAGGLMAQWMPTRRTGVTFRQVFPYGVQIGDFMLLGSNEPVAYEPEALLRRLDEPAVRSHLQRGGIDPELVRAFIRSQPATFWTPETPRHGEINTDLLPRDEYFLTN
- a CDS encoding histidine phosphatase family protein, giving the protein MPTTIYLIRHAHAVRTPEGKRALSAAGRAGAEHVAGLLAGRPIVALYSSPSRRARQTLTPLARALGLEVLELDDLRERQLGDVPDAEREAATAVTWADPQYAFPGGESNAAAQRRGVALIEHLARRHAGQQIAASTHGALLALILQHVDPTVDFAFQQRMTLPDLYALTFDDDGQARVARLWDAENAFVPAT